AGCAGTTTCAATTCCCGGATCCGGGAAGTTGAATTAGAAGGTGAGGCATTTTTTGAGGTAAAGAAAGACAGGTCAAGAATGTTCAAGGTAAATACAGGAGCCATTTCTGTAGAAGTTTACGGTACGGCTTTCAATGTCAAAAATTACAAAGAAGAGAAAGCTTTGGAGGTTACGGTCGAAAACGGGAATGTCGGTGTAATCAGGGACGGAAGTAAATTGGCCGATCTTACAAAAGACAAACAGATTTCAATACAGAAAGAAACCAACGAGGTGGAATTGAACACTGCCAACGTAGAAGTTGTAACTGCCTGGAAAAATAATGAATTGGTTTTTGACGGAATCCCATTCGAAGAGGTAATCAGGTATCTTGAAAGGTGGTATGGAGTCAATATCACAATTGAAGAAAAAATGAAAAAGAAGCACAATTATACTTTTAAGGTTAAAGCAGAATCCCTTAGGGAGCTACTTGAACTATTGAAGGAAATCACCCCGTTACAATACAAGATAGATGGTAAAAATGTGACAATCAGGTATGCAAAATAGCGCGAACCAAAACCAATATAGGATACTGCCGATAGTTTTACGTGACTGCTATCAGAGTATCCAACCACAATTGTCAGAATAGAGCAACTAAAAATGTTGATGCCTATGAAGTAGCAAAAAAATGAACAAAAAAATACAGGTCTGCCAAACTGACAAACCTGTAAATCTGATTGTAATTAAATTATTCATTTATCGACATCTTTTGGTGCATTTATTGGCGTTTATGCATTAAGTCCAAGATGTCAAAAAACTTATCAAAAATATGAAAAAAAAAGATCAGTGTGAGGAACGACATCTTTTTAAGTTCCCGTTTATGAAAATCTTATTAACTATGAAATTAATCATTGTACTGATTTGCTTTGCCGGCCTTTTAAGTAGTATGGGCGAAACCTACGCACAAAGTACGAAATTGAGCATGAATCTCAAAGATGTTGCTGTAAAGGAGATTCTTCAAAAGATTGAGGATCAAACAGAATTCTCTTTCATGTACGACAACAATAAGATTGATGTTTCCAGAAAAGTCGACCTGGTTGTTGAAGAAAAAACAATTGATGTAATTCTTTCTCAATTGTTTTCGAAAGAGAAGGTCAACTATGAGACAATTGACCGGCATATTATTCTGATGCCCTCTGGCTCGCCGCTATCTGCTGAACAGGTGGGAAAAAAAGTTACAGGAAAAGTCACTGATCAAACAGGGGTCTCCCTGCCTGGCGTTTCTGTCGTGGTAAA
This window of the Lentimicrobiaceae bacterium genome carries:
- a CDS encoding FecR domain-containing protein, with the protein product MALNIDKKLIIKELNGQTTLQESLEIDKWINESPENQKVYHELWSAFQLTSPDVDLFFSDREAAWTKIVRKISHPRKNRSLVIQLSRIAAAAVIFFLIGIEVQYFRADKIPADFLNQYSKVVVPKGQKSMIVLPDGSSVWLNSGSELKYKSSFNSRIREVELEGEAFFEVKKDRSRMFKVNTGAISVEVYGTAFNVKNYKEEKALEVTVENGNVGVIRDGSKLADLTKDKQISIQKETNEVELNTANVEVVTAWKNNELVFDGIPFEEVIRYLERWYGVNITIEEKMKKKHNYTFKVKAESLRELLELLKEITPLQYKIDGKNVTIRYAK